Part of the Pseudobdellovibrionaceae bacterium genome is shown below.
TAAAGTAAACAAAAAGTAAGTTTGGTCTTTCCAAGTATCTGCACTGGTCACGATGGCCGGTCGACCTGATACAGGGCTTGGTTGAACTTTGGCGTAATGACCTGTCGCCAAGTAATCACAACCCAACTCACGCATTTTTTGATAGAGATGATCAAACTTTAAATACGTGTTGCAGTTGACACATGGAATTGGCGTACGACCCTGGCTGTAGGATTCAACAAAATCGTCTATCACTTTGTGTTTAAACTTGGCCTCACAGTTAACGACATAAAAAGGTATTTTAAGGTGGTCTGCCACGGCCCGGGCATCATCAACATCAATACTTGAACAACAGGTCCCATGACCTTCTTCCATGGAACACTCGCTTTGAGAGTAATCCCACACTTGCATGGTCACGCCCACAACTTCGTACCCTTGCTCGACAAGCAAGGCCGCCGCCACAGAACTATCCACTCCACCACTCATGGCCACCAGCACTCGCTTTTTTTCAGCCATTGGAAGACTCCTCTGTTCCACCGACAAACGACCGCAGTCGTTCCACGACACTGACCAACGCCTCTACAAAACGCTTAATCTCGCCCTCGGTTGTGCCCCATCCCAGGCTCAAACGCAACGAGGATTGTGCTTCATCTCGACTCAATCCCATAGCCAAAAGCACCGGGCTCGGCTCTGGATTGCCTGAACTGCACGCGGCCCCCGTGCTCACAGAAAACCCAAGGATATCGAGGTTCATCAGAAGACTTTCTCCATCCACACCGGCAATCATCAGGCTCGACGTATTGCCCATTCGCTTGCCTTCGCGGCCGGCAACGGTCACATCAGAAATACTTTCTAAGATAGAATCTTCCATTTGATCCCGGAGTGCTGCCAGCCGCTCTCTTTGACTTGAGACATGCGAGCCCCAATGCTCTACCACGTAACCTAAAGAAGCTATGGCCACGGTGTTTTCTGTTCCCGCTCGCCGCCGTCGCTCCTGGCCCCCACCGTGAATCAGTGACGGCAAATTTAAACCTTTTCGAATGTACAAGAAGCCACAGCCCTTTAATGCATAAAACTTGTGGCCGGAAAAACTGGCCATATCAACTCCCCAACGCTTCACATCCACTGCCGCCTTACCCAGGGCCTGCACGCCATCGCAGTGAAATAAAGCCCCCGCCTGTTCCCGCACCAATTTTGAGATTTTAGCGATGGGAAAACAATGTCCAGTCTCGTTGTTTGCGTACATCACCGAGACCAGAGCTGTCTTTTCGTTAACTACAGAGGTGAGGAATTCAAAATCAAGCTCTCCGTTCCGAGACACCGGCACCCGGTGAACCACTATGCCCCACTCTTGCAACGACTCAGCGGCCTTTACAATACTGGGGTGCTCCACCGCACTGATCACAAGTTCTCGTCTCGGAGGTGTTTCGCCCGAGAGCATTTTTTGCAAAATAGGAAAGAAAACACCCTTCAAAGCCATGTTATTGGCTTCACTGCCCCCACTGGTAAATACAATTTCTAATGAATTCGCACCCACAAATTGAGCCACCGCCTGCCGACTGTTTCTTAGCAGCGCTTTGGGCTCGCGACCCGACCAATGTATGGAACTGGGATTTCCCCACTTCTCCAGCCACTGGGGCATGGCATCGACTATGCCGTGGGCCAACGGGGTCGTTGCATTGTGATCGAGATAGACTCGTTGGGGCTCAGACAAGAGCTTGATGGGGGTTGTCATATCGAGGCAAGCTACCATAACCCGACCTTGGCCTCAAGTTGGGGTGAAAATTCCTCCCACCATATTAAGGTTTCTCGAGGAAATACCGAAGGATAGTTGTATGAAGATGTTAAAGCCATGGGTTGAGCCACTTAAGGTTTCTCCAGAAAAATATGATCAATGGATCCAGGCCACGCCTAAAGGCGTTTCTGTAACCTTCTGGGCTCTGAGCGAGAAGAAGCTGTCCCTGGATCATTATTTGAATTGGGCTCGGGATTTCTACGAAATTCCTAGCGCGGCTAATGAATACTTTCTGCATACTCCTAGCGTAGAGCTTTGGAATACCATTCAATCTGTGGCAAATTGGTCGGCCCAAATGGTGCCGGTGGATCAATGGGATGGTGTGGTGTTTGTTGCCTGTACGGAACCCCCAAAAGAGGTGAATTGGAGCTTTCCTGTACGCTACATCTTAGCCTCACCCCATGCGCTGTCTGATTATTGGAACCGACTCCATGAAGAAATTGAAAAAACAAAAACCATGACGCGCTCCCAGATGCAGGCTCACCAACAAACGGTAACGAAAGCACAAGTTTCTGAATCGGACCTCGATCTCAATGCCATTGATGACAACTCGTTTGAGGGCGTTGAAACTTCTGAGTACACCGAAGTGGAAGCCACTATGGCTGACACTCCTTCCCGCGAATCACAAGTAACCACTAACTCCACGAACAGTGATCCTGCAGCCCTATTTGATCAAGAAATTGAAGCCACTCAAAATCAAATTGAAGTCATGGACGGGCTTGATCTTGGCACCGTCGGCGAGGCTAATTTAGAATTAGCTCCCCAGGGCATGGGCACACCTGATATGAGCCCATCTGCCGCCACGATTGAAGAACTAGAGCCTGAAGGCCTTTCGATTATAAAAACCCGGCTAGATCAGTCAGGGCTGGGTGAATTCTCCCAGTCTGAAACCCATAAACAAAAGGCAAGGCCTGAAGCTGCTGCGGCCCCTGAACCTACCCCCGCGCAAAAGAAACCCGCGCCTGCCGCCACCCTATCCCGAGAAAATTCCCTTGTGGGAATTCCAAACCCAGAGTCAGCCGATGCCGCCAATAACGAGAATGAAGTGGCCTTGTATTTCTTTAACAAGCTTCATAAAAATTTTATAGCCGCGCAAATTCTTGTCTACAACGGAGAAAATCTCAATCTTTGGAAGTGGGACCCCCAGCTGCAGCCCGCCAGCGACGAGGCCTTTCAGCCCGTTGATTTAAGTCGACCTAGCGTTTTCAGAATCGTTCATCGCACGGGTATGCCCTATCATGGTCATATGGCAAAGAGTGCCGCAAACAATCAGTACTTTCAAAATTGGGGTTTTGCCGAATTGCCTGAGAGTTTGACTTTGGTTCCGCTTAAATCTGGAGCCCATATGATTGGAATGCTTTTGTGCA
Proteins encoded:
- a CDS encoding cysteine desulfurase — translated: MTTPIKLLSEPQRVYLDHNATTPLAHGIVDAMPQWLEKWGNPSSIHWSGREPKALLRNSRQAVAQFVGANSLEIVFTSGGSEANNMALKGVFFPILQKMLSGETPPRRELVISAVEHPSIVKAAESLQEWGIVVHRVPVSRNGELDFEFLTSVVNEKTALVSVMYANNETGHCFPIAKISKLVREQAGALFHCDGVQALGKAAVDVKRWGVDMASFSGHKFYALKGCGFLYIRKGLNLPSLIHGGGQERRRRAGTENTVAIASLGYVVEHWGSHVSSQRERLAALRDQMEDSILESISDVTVAGREGKRMGNTSSLMIAGVDGESLLMNLDILGFSVSTGAACSSGNPEPSPVLLAMGLSRDEAQSSLRLSLGWGTTEGEIKRFVEALVSVVERLRSFVGGTEESSNG